One segment of Trichlorobacter ammonificans DNA contains the following:
- the mce gene encoding methylmalonyl-CoA epimerase — MLHKINHIGIAVHSLEEVLPLYRDTLCMPFHGTEEVSEQKVRVAMLGIGESTIELLEPTAPDSPIAKFLEKNGQGIHHIAYEVDDIMAAIACLKERGVRMIDDAPRNGAHGSLIAFIHPKSSCSVLTELCQCGHE; from the coding sequence ATGCTTCACAAGATAAACCATATCGGTATTGCCGTGCACTCCCTGGAGGAGGTGTTGCCGCTGTATCGTGATACCCTTTGCATGCCGTTCCATGGTACGGAAGAGGTGAGCGAGCAGAAAGTGCGTGTTGCCATGCTGGGAATCGGTGAGTCCACAATCGAGCTGCTGGAGCCGACCGCGCCGGACAGTCCTATTGCCAAGTTTCTCGAAAAAAACGGGCAGGGTATCCACCATATTGCCTACGAAGTTGATGACATCATGGCTGCCATTGCCTGTCTGAAGGAACGCGGTGTGCGCATGATCGACGATGCCCCCCGTAACGGCGCCCATGGCTCACTGATCGCTTTCATCCATCCCAAAAGCAGCTGTAGCGTCCTGACGGAGCTCTGCCAGTGCGGACATGAGTGA
- a CDS encoding polysaccharide deacetylase family protein, translating to MPTPTVALKIDVDTYAGTREGVPRLLDLLNSHHARGTFYFCMGPDHTGRALRRIVTHRGFLQKALRSGAPSAYGLKTMLYGVLLPGPLISKQCASVMRETVRQGHEPGIHAWNHVDWHDHLIGNDIGFAKSELGQAAAAFKEIFGHLAASTAAPGWTVSHESLALQDQMQLSFCSDARGTHPFYPVVDGKRFTTLQIPTTLPTADELLGRNGLQSVDLPEYYLHALRPGLNVLTIHAELEGGCISSYFDRLLRLLHEHGIPCITLAEAAASVAAAPACNLAMGMIAGRALPVALQGTELP from the coding sequence ATGCCCACACCGACCGTAGCCCTGAAAATTGATGTCGACACCTATGCCGGTACCCGTGAGGGCGTTCCGCGCCTGCTGGACCTGCTCAACTCCCATCACGCCCGCGGCACCTTCTATTTCTGCATGGGCCCCGACCATACCGGCCGCGCCCTGCGTCGCATCGTTACTCACCGGGGATTCCTGCAGAAGGCTTTGCGCTCGGGAGCTCCCTCCGCCTATGGCCTGAAGACCATGCTCTATGGCGTACTGCTGCCCGGGCCGCTTATCTCAAAACAGTGTGCTTCCGTTATGCGTGAAACGGTACGCCAAGGGCACGAACCCGGCATCCATGCGTGGAACCATGTCGACTGGCACGACCACCTCATCGGTAACGACATCGGCTTTGCCAAGTCGGAGTTGGGGCAGGCCGCCGCAGCCTTCAAGGAAATTTTCGGACACCTGGCCGCCAGCACTGCCGCGCCGGGGTGGACCGTATCACACGAGTCACTCGCCCTGCAGGATCAGATGCAGCTCAGTTTCTGCAGCGATGCCAGGGGGACGCATCCGTTTTACCCGGTCGTTGACGGCAAGCGCTTTACGACACTGCAAATTCCAACCACCCTGCCCACAGCTGATGAACTGCTGGGCCGCAACGGCCTGCAATCTGTCGACTTACCCGAATACTACCTGCACGCCTTGCGTCCCGGACTGAACGTGCTTACTATTCATGCCGAACTCGAAGGAGGGTGCATCAGCAGCTATTTCGACCGGTTGCTGAGGTTGCTGCACGAGCATGGCATACCCTGTATTACCTTGGCGGAGGCCGCCGCCTCTGTCGCTGCAGCACCCGCCTGCAACCTTGCCATGGGGATGATTGCAGGACGTGCCCTGCCGGTGGCCCTGCAGGGCACGGAGCTACCGTAA
- the meaB gene encoding methylmalonyl Co-A mutase-associated GTPase MeaB: MELQALADKIREGNIRAIGKGITLIESRKPEHAERAARLLELLLPHAGQSLRVGITGVPGVGKSTFIESFGSYLTEQGHKVAVLAVDPSSQISGGSILGDKTRMEELSRNPRAFIRPSPAGDTLGGVARRTRETMLLCEAAGYDVVIVETVGVGQSETTVASMVDFFMLLQLATAGDELQGIKKGVMELADAILINKADIDRAKTELARRQYENALHILRPKSRNWAVPVQTVSALNHEGVPEVWEMLSRFRRTMKESGEFDGNRRRQSVDWMWSLVMDDLKQLFLQHNDVQGMFPQVQEAVSRGITTPSVAARRLLNVFRR, translated from the coding sequence ATGGAACTGCAGGCGCTGGCAGATAAAATCCGGGAGGGGAATATCCGCGCCATCGGCAAGGGTATCACCCTGATCGAAAGCAGAAAGCCGGAACATGCCGAGAGGGCGGCCCGCCTGCTGGAACTGTTGCTGCCCCATGCGGGACAGAGTCTGCGCGTCGGCATCACCGGCGTGCCGGGCGTGGGAAAGAGTACCTTCATCGAGTCCTTCGGCAGCTACCTGACCGAGCAGGGGCACAAGGTGGCGGTGCTGGCGGTGGACCCCTCCTCGCAGATATCCGGGGGAAGTATTTTGGGGGATAAAACCCGCATGGAGGAGCTGTCCCGCAACCCCCGGGCCTTCATCCGGCCATCGCCCGCCGGCGATACGCTGGGCGGGGTGGCCCGCCGCACCCGGGAAACCATGCTGCTGTGCGAGGCTGCCGGCTACGATGTGGTAATAGTCGAAACCGTTGGTGTGGGGCAGTCCGAGACCACCGTGGCATCCATGGTGGACTTCTTCATGCTGCTGCAGCTGGCCACGGCCGGTGACGAGCTGCAGGGGATCAAGAAGGGGGTCATGGAGCTGGCTGACGCCATTCTCATCAACAAGGCGGATATCGACCGAGCCAAGACGGAACTTGCACGGCGGCAATATGAAAATGCCCTGCATATTCTACGGCCCAAAAGCAGGAATTGGGCGGTTCCGGTGCAGACGGTCAGTGCCCTGAACCATGAGGGGGTACCCGAAGTCTGGGAGATGCTGTCCCGCTTCAGGCGCACCATGAAGGAGTCCGGCGAGTTCGACGGCAACCGTCGCCGTCAGTCGGTGGACTGGATGTGGTCGCTTGTGATGGATGATTTGAAACAGCTGTTTCTGCAGCACAATGATGTACAGGGGATGTTTCCTCAGGTGCAGGAAGCGGTTTCCCGGGGAATCACCACCCCGTCCGTGGCTGCCCGGCGCTTGCTGAATGTATTCAGGCGGTAA
- a CDS encoding dTMP kinase gives MARKGKFIVLEGISGSGQQVKAGIVALHKALAALNHDVIECANPDSGRAQELGMNSMVNWPFGRNARADFIFESAVRTEIFKGIVEPALQQDKIVLCKQSSISSLANAWINGCTQHFDVLRHLEKISRGFLFDDEIYPDLTIFFDVPPEEAFERVEEVLQIHHEGGIEYYRAMREFYLKELPRWRGVRVDVSSSRTQEQIDAEIIALVKGIL, from the coding sequence ATGGCGAGAAAAGGGAAGTTTATCGTACTGGAAGGGATCAGCGGTTCCGGTCAGCAGGTGAAGGCGGGAATCGTTGCCCTGCACAAGGCGCTGGCAGCGCTTAACCACGATGTTATCGAGTGCGCCAACCCCGACTCCGGCCGGGCCCAGGAGCTGGGGATGAACTCCATGGTCAACTGGCCCTTCGGCCGGAATGCCCGTGCCGACTTTATTTTCGAAAGCGCGGTGCGCACCGAAATTTTTAAGGGAATCGTCGAACCGGCCCTGCAGCAGGACAAGATCGTACTGTGCAAACAGTCGAGCATCTCTTCGCTGGCAAACGCCTGGATTAACGGCTGCACCCAGCATTTTGACGTACTGCGTCACCTGGAAAAGATTTCCCGCGGTTTTCTCTTTGACGACGAAATTTATCCCGATCTGACCATCTTCTTCGATGTTCCGCCGGAGGAGGCGTTTGAGCGGGTGGAAGAGGTGCTGCAGATTCACCATGAGGGGGGCATTGAGTACTACCGGGCAATGCGGGAGTTTTACCTCAAGGAACTGCCCCGCTGGCGGGGTGTACGGGTCGATGTCTCGTCCTCCCGGACCCAGGAGCAGATCGACGCCGAGATCATCGCCTTGGTGAAGGGTATTCTGTAG
- the scpA gene encoding methylmalonyl-CoA mutase has product MATFDAKTQQDWEKLAAKEIKKETTAPLLWETPEGIQVKPLYTLADLEKLENIDTMPGFAPFLRGPKATMYAGRPWTVRQYAGFSTAEESNAFYRRNLAAGQQGLSVAFDLATHRGYDSDHPRVVGDVGKAGVAIDSILDMEILFKDIPLGDVSVSMTMNGAVLPIMALYIVAAEEQGVSQDKLAGTIQNDILKEFMVRNTYIYPPAPSMRIIADIIEYTSKYMPKFNSISISGYHIQEAGANNVQELAFTLADGIEYVKAALAKGLEVDQFAPRLSFFFAIGMNFFMEIAKLRAARFLWAELMSQFNPKNPLSLALRTHCQTSGWSLTEQDPYNNVIRTTIEAMAAVLGGTQSLHTNALDEAIALPTDHSARIARNTQLVIQEESGITKVVDPLAGSYYVESLTAALIEEGRKLIAEIDALGGMTKAIESGMPKLKIEESAARKQARIDRGLDVIVGVNKYKLKEETQIEVLDIDNTAVREAQIARLKKLRAERDEAACQAALAAITATAESGQGNLLERCVEAARKRASVGEMSDAMEKVFGRHKAEIKLVSGVYGKVFEESEEFAALQKDVDAFAETEGRRPRILIAKMGQDGHDRGAKVIATAFADVGFDVDMGPLFQTPEETAKMAVENDVHVIGVSSLAAGHKTLVPQLVAELKKLGADDIIVVCGGVIPRQDYDELCQAGAACIFGPGTPITASARETLEAIRKAKH; this is encoded by the coding sequence ATGGCCACCTTTGATGCAAAGACACAGCAGGACTGGGAAAAGCTGGCGGCAAAGGAAATAAAGAAGGAAACCACCGCGCCCCTGCTCTGGGAGACGCCGGAGGGAATTCAGGTCAAGCCGCTCTATACCCTGGCTGATCTGGAAAAGCTGGAGAACATCGATACCATGCCCGGTTTCGCGCCGTTTTTGCGCGGCCCCAAGGCCACCATGTACGCCGGCCGTCCCTGGACCGTGCGACAGTATGCCGGTTTCTCCACCGCTGAGGAGTCCAACGCCTTCTATCGCCGCAACCTGGCCGCCGGCCAGCAGGGGCTGTCCGTTGCCTTTGACCTGGCAACCCACCGCGGCTACGATTCCGACCATCCCCGGGTGGTGGGGGACGTGGGTAAGGCCGGCGTGGCCATCGACTCGATCCTGGACATGGAAATTCTGTTCAAGGATATTCCGCTGGGGGATGTTTCGGTCTCCATGACCATGAACGGCGCCGTGCTGCCGATCATGGCCCTCTACATCGTGGCGGCCGAGGAACAGGGGGTGTCCCAGGACAAGCTGGCCGGCACCATCCAGAACGACATCCTCAAGGAGTTCATGGTCCGTAACACCTACATCTACCCGCCGGCCCCCTCGATGCGGATCATCGCCGACATCATCGAGTACACAAGCAAGTACATGCCCAAGTTCAACTCCATCTCCATCAGCGGCTACCATATCCAGGAGGCCGGGGCCAACAACGTGCAGGAGCTGGCCTTCACCCTGGCCGACGGCATCGAGTACGTCAAGGCGGCCCTGGCCAAGGGGCTGGAAGTGGATCAGTTCGCGCCGCGGCTTTCCTTCTTCTTTGCCATCGGTATGAACTTCTTCATGGAGATCGCCAAGCTGCGGGCGGCCCGGTTCCTCTGGGCCGAGTTGATGTCGCAGTTTAACCCGAAAAATCCGCTCTCCCTGGCCCTGCGCACCCACTGTCAGACCTCCGGCTGGAGCCTCACCGAACAGGACCCGTACAACAACGTGATCCGCACCACCATCGAAGCCATGGCAGCGGTACTGGGCGGCACCCAGTCGCTGCACACCAACGCCCTGGACGAGGCCATTGCCCTGCCCACGGACCACTCGGCCCGCATCGCCCGCAACACCCAGCTGGTGATTCAGGAAGAGTCCGGCATCACCAAGGTGGTCGACCCGCTGGCCGGCTCCTACTATGTGGAGTCCCTGACCGCCGCCCTCATCGAGGAAGGGCGCAAGCTGATCGCCGAGATCGACGCGCTGGGCGGCATGACCAAGGCGATAGAAAGCGGCATGCCCAAGCTGAAGATCGAGGAGTCGGCGGCCCGCAAGCAGGCCCGCATTGACCGCGGTCTGGATGTGATCGTCGGGGTCAACAAGTACAAGCTGAAGGAAGAGACCCAGATCGAGGTGTTGGACATCGACAATACCGCAGTGCGGGAAGCCCAGATCGCCCGGCTGAAGAAACTGCGCGCCGAGCGGGATGAGGCGGCCTGTCAGGCTGCCCTGGCCGCCATCACCGCAACGGCCGAATCGGGACAAGGCAACCTGCTGGAACGGTGCGTCGAGGCGGCCCGCAAGCGGGCCAGCGTGGGCGAGATGTCCGATGCCATGGAAAAGGTGTTCGGCCGCCACAAGGCGGAGATCAAGCTGGTTTCGGGGGTGTACGGAAAAGTGTTCGAAGAGAGTGAGGAGTTTGCAGCCCTGCAAAAGGATGTGGATGCCTTTGCCGAGACCGAGGGACGTCGCCCCCGCATCCTGATTGCCAAAATGGGCCAGGACGGCCACGACCGCGGTGCCAAGGTGATCGCCACCGCCTTTGCCGATGTCGGCTTCGACGTCGACATGGGGCCGCTGTTCCAGACACCGGAAGAGACCGCCAAGATGGCGGTGGAAAACGACGTGCACGTAATCGGCGTCTCCAGTCTGGCCGCCGGCCACAAGACGCTGGTACCGCAGTTGGTTGCCGAGCTGAAGAAGCTGGGTGCCGATGACATCATCGTGGTCTGCGGCGGCGTCATTCCCCGCCAGGACTACGACGAACTGTGCCAGGCCGGTGCCGCCTGCATCTTCGGTCCCGGCACGCCGATTACCGCTTCCGCCCGGGAGACCCTGGAGGCGATCAGAAAGGCGAAACACTGA
- a CDS encoding ATP-binding protein: MSQTNDLYLNNPLIHRDRRLGASDSEWVRSFACEDLKPLIVCRGPIRKEALDVFGEMGMTHVGILLSEKDSIVYPNALSPELRQIKNPENVHRVPDYTGASKEERVERIGQIIQIAKDNGYDSIFAGYGFMAEDEEFVAAIENAGLTFIGPNSRTQADAGKKDEAKRTALQVGVSVTPGINNVTARTLVKKYNSRDKLLGLVKSHGLAVDTAVLNDKKLSLEDLADEILYASYEKGLDLYTIEELSAQVQYEVEQMFKEYPGSRIRLKAIGGGGGKGQRILGASLLTLKKATDAQIKEAASEAPTLVREVLNEVKANGVGDNKNVLVELNIEQTRHNEIQLLGNGEWCITMGGRDCSLQMHEQKLLEVSVTQEGLALAIAQAKKAGKKSEVAALESDLKVLKRMEEDAAKFGAAVGLDSASTFECIVDRDRYYFMEVNTRIQVEHRVSELCYSLKFTNPKDKNDYFIVESLVEAMALLARHKKRVPKPERIPRFGASVEARLNATDASLSPHAGGIIRYWSKPVEGEIRDDQGISMVNPDTGLFMRYRVAGAYDSNIALILTKGQDRLESYREMSRVLGSTSLRGTDLGTNLEFQYGLTNWFIGQNVMAKPTTRFVVPYLTMIGLLKEEAQKLDTVYAFLQMKKAYAKKVAEEFPDDPKQGKEISAILDRKGLLVTRPMDRLLEDPHLLSGWLSVNRKNFSIEKGKVVWHDNPFVILADTYRYLNMQWNPAFPAAEVIWEHDDELLQTGLRFYTTLSERLKLGLHEFDKLKVLLSKDKPQAGFSADEWSKIQSAHAGFEIGLELLGMLFVVAENTGFWELRVEEDLEVTIPDRLHEVDLQARMKKVLVPPPATKADEIVAVCGGMYYGQEAPGLPPFVSEGMHFEKGQPLYIIEVMKMFNTVRAPFSGTIDKIIIQSGDGSIVQKGQPLFKITPDEKFVEIDPEEINRSRREKTLAYLKAVI, translated from the coding sequence ATGAGCCAGACCAATGATCTTTACCTGAACAACCCCTTGATTCACCGGGACCGCCGCCTTGGTGCGTCGGATTCCGAATGGGTCCGTTCCTTTGCCTGCGAGGACCTGAAGCCGCTGATCGTCTGCCGCGGTCCGATCCGCAAGGAAGCCCTCGATGTCTTCGGGGAGATGGGGATGACCCATGTCGGCATCCTGCTGTCCGAAAAAGACTCCATTGTCTATCCCAACGCTCTGTCACCGGAGCTGCGTCAGATCAAGAACCCCGAAAACGTCCACCGGGTGCCCGACTACACCGGTGCCTCCAAGGAAGAGCGGGTGGAGCGGATCGGCCAGATCATCCAGATTGCCAAGGATAACGGCTATGACTCCATCTTCGCCGGCTACGGCTTCATGGCCGAGGACGAGGAGTTCGTCGCCGCCATCGAGAATGCCGGCCTGACCTTCATCGGTCCCAACTCCCGCACCCAGGCCGATGCCGGCAAAAAGGACGAGGCCAAGCGGACCGCCCTGCAGGTAGGGGTCAGCGTCACCCCCGGCATCAACAACGTCACCGCCCGTACCCTGGTCAAAAAGTACAACAGCCGCGACAAGCTGCTGGGACTGGTCAAGTCCCACGGTCTGGCCGTGGATACCGCGGTATTGAACGACAAAAAACTCTCTCTTGAAGATCTGGCGGACGAAATTCTGTACGCCTCCTACGAGAAGGGACTGGATCTCTATACCATTGAGGAACTCTCCGCCCAGGTGCAGTACGAGGTGGAGCAGATGTTCAAAGAGTATCCCGGCAGCCGGATCCGTCTGAAGGCCATCGGTGGCGGCGGCGGCAAGGGACAGCGGATTCTGGGGGCGTCGCTCCTGACCCTGAAGAAGGCGACCGATGCCCAGATCAAGGAAGCTGCCAGCGAGGCCCCGACCCTGGTGCGTGAGGTGCTGAACGAAGTAAAGGCCAACGGGGTGGGGGACAACAAGAACGTCCTGGTGGAGCTCAACATCGAGCAGACCCGCCATAACGAGATTCAGCTTTTGGGTAACGGCGAGTGGTGCATCACCATGGGGGGACGGGACTGCTCCCTGCAGATGCACGAGCAGAAGCTGCTGGAGGTTTCCGTCACCCAGGAAGGGCTGGCACTGGCCATTGCCCAGGCCAAGAAGGCGGGCAAGAAGTCCGAAGTTGCGGCTCTGGAAAGCGACCTGAAGGTGCTCAAGCGGATGGAGGAGGATGCCGCCAAGTTCGGCGCCGCCGTGGGGCTGGACTCCGCTTCCACCTTTGAATGTATCGTCGACCGTGACCGCTACTACTTCATGGAGGTCAACACCCGTATCCAGGTGGAGCACCGGGTGTCGGAACTCTGCTACTCCCTCAAGTTCACCAACCCCAAGGACAAGAACGACTACTTCATCGTGGAGTCCCTGGTGGAAGCCATGGCGCTGCTGGCCCGTCACAAGAAGCGGGTACCCAAGCCGGAGCGGATTCCCCGCTTCGGTGCCAGCGTCGAAGCCCGTCTCAACGCCACCGACGCCTCCCTCTCCCCCCATGCCGGCGGCATCATCCGCTACTGGTCCAAGCCGGTTGAAGGCGAAATCCGTGACGACCAGGGGATCAGCATGGTCAATCCGGATACCGGCCTGTTCATGCGGTACCGGGTGGCCGGCGCCTACGACTCCAACATCGCCCTGATCCTGACCAAGGGCCAGGACCGGCTGGAGTCCTACCGGGAGATGTCGCGGGTACTGGGCAGCACCAGTCTGCGCGGTACCGACCTGGGCACCAACCTTGAATTCCAGTACGGCCTCACCAACTGGTTCATCGGTCAGAACGTCATGGCCAAGCCCACCACCCGTTTCGTGGTGCCGTATCTGACCATGATCGGCCTGCTCAAGGAAGAGGCCCAGAAACTGGATACGGTGTACGCCTTCCTGCAGATGAAGAAAGCCTACGCCAAGAAGGTGGCTGAGGAGTTCCCCGACGATCCGAAGCAGGGCAAGGAGATCTCCGCCATCCTGGATCGCAAGGGGCTGCTGGTGACCCGGCCCATGGACCGGCTGCTGGAAGATCCGCACCTGCTCTCCGGCTGGCTCTCCGTCAACCGGAAGAATTTCTCCATTGAAAAGGGCAAGGTGGTCTGGCACGACAACCCCTTCGTGATCCTGGCCGATACCTATCGCTATCTGAACATGCAGTGGAATCCGGCTTTTCCCGCCGCCGAGGTGATCTGGGAGCATGACGACGAACTGCTGCAGACGGGGCTCCGTTTCTATACCACGTTGTCGGAGCGTCTCAAGCTGGGGCTGCACGAGTTCGACAAGCTGAAAGTGCTGCTGTCCAAGGACAAGCCGCAGGCCGGTTTCTCCGCCGACGAATGGTCCAAAATTCAGTCAGCCCATGCCGGCTTTGAAATCGGCCTGGAATTGCTGGGGATGCTGTTTGTTGTTGCCGAAAACACCGGATTCTGGGAACTGCGGGTGGAAGAGGACCTGGAGGTGACCATTCCGGACCGTCTGCACGAGGTCGACCTCCAGGCACGGATGAAGAAGGTGCTGGTACCGCCGCCGGCCACCAAGGCCGACGAGATCGTTGCCGTCTGCGGCGGCATGTACTATGGCCAGGAAGCCCCCGGACTGCCCCCCTTCGTGAGCGAGGGAATGCATTTCGAGAAGGGGCAACCGCTCTACATCATTGAAGTCATGAAGATGTTCAATACCGTGCGGGCGCCGTTCTCCGGCACCATCGACAAGATCATCATCCAGAGCGGCGACGGCAGTATCGTGCAGAAGGGACAGCCGCTGTTCAAGATCACGCCGGACGAGAAGTTCGTCGAGATCGACCCCGAAGAGATCAACCGCAGCAGACGGGAAAAGACCCTGGCCTATCTCAAGGCGGTTATCTGA
- a CDS encoding DUF4911 domain-containing protein, with product MCARYFRVPRQDHAYLTCIMESYEGIATVSTVDGAAGIIRICAPPGRAVELTELLAALSREIALDETTPPETMTEQH from the coding sequence ATGTGCGCCCGCTACTTCCGGGTCCCCCGCCAGGACCATGCCTATCTGACGTGCATCATGGAGTCCTACGAAGGGATAGCCACGGTCAGCACTGTTGACGGCGCGGCGGGTATCATCCGGATATGTGCACCTCCGGGAAGAGCCGTGGAACTGACTGAGCTGCTCGCGGCCCTCTCCCGGGAAATTGCACTTGACGAAACCACCCCCCCGGAAACCATGACAGAGCAGCACTGA
- a CDS encoding helix-turn-helix domain-containing protein, translating into MSSEFNIGAKIKKLRLAKKLTLQAVARETGFSPALISQIENNNVSPPIATLSKIARFFDVKISHFFAEEEEECRYEIVRADERKLMPRVISRAGTSQGYSYESLSWRKQNKKMEPFLLSVTEKASEENTYSHDGEEFLFIMKGKAELLLEDERFELDEGDCVYFDSNLRHRLLSRDASDVQVLAVVAR; encoded by the coding sequence ATGAGCAGTGAGTTCAACATCGGGGCGAAAATAAAAAAACTGCGTCTGGCCAAGAAGCTGACGCTGCAGGCGGTGGCACGGGAAACCGGCTTTTCACCGGCCCTGATTTCGCAGATTGAAAACAACAACGTCTCTCCCCCCATTGCGACCCTTTCCAAGATCGCACGGTTTTTCGATGTGAAGATCAGTCACTTCTTTGCTGAAGAGGAAGAAGAGTGCCGGTACGAAATCGTCCGTGCCGACGAGCGCAAGCTGATGCCGCGGGTTATTTCCCGGGCCGGCACCAGCCAGGGGTACTCCTATGAATCCCTTTCCTGGCGCAAGCAGAACAAAAAGATGGAGCCGTTTCTGCTGTCGGTTACGGAGAAGGCATCGGAGGAGAATACGTACAGTCATGATGGTGAAGAATTTCTGTTCATCATGAAGGGAAAAGCCGAGCTGCTGCTTGAGGACGAACGGTTCGAGCTGGACGAGGGAGACTGCGTCTATTTCGATTCCAACCTGCGGCACCGGTTACTCTCCCGCGACGCGTCCGACGTACAGGTGTTGGCCGTGGTTGCACGCTGA
- a CDS encoding acyl-CoA carboxylase subunit beta, translating into MSKQAIKPVLSNPFDPPEKVEFTIPGEISKTTGPYEESMKEGYELVQRPIKSVKIEQIEKQHFKKRMTVWERLKVLSSQAPNVLYQNWGKNLDGASLVTAILNIGGRDVAVYGHDFTVRAGSIDATNGNKLARLFNLAGEKGIPVIGMNDSAGAFVPAGVGGLDGYAEAFTALRKISGVVPSIMCMFGFNAGGGSYLPRQGSFVIQPNDTFFGLTGPGVVKSVLGEDVTPEELGGPKVHGKSGVADLTVNDEVAALRTAVRLLSYIPDNNFTAAPYQETSDPLDRKTWEINTLLKKAFNSPTGFNTPFDVSIIIQQICDHGDYFELQPERAREVVTAFGRLGGNVVGFVANNSAVASGQIDCDSAVKIARFVRFCNIYNIPIIFMEDTTGFLPGREQEARGIVQAGRSMLDSIVDVRTPRILLILRNAFGGAYASYNNYPTGADLVLALPTTRLAVMGPAGKEFVYKDELRKVRATAADMVKKGTEERVAAGQDGAAAKKDAEKEAAEWLRGQEAALNQRYEKELMNPKEGLALGSISSIVMPTDLRKVLGENMNFLLRHYKPGPMMGPQREFH; encoded by the coding sequence ATGTCCAAGCAAGCGATCAAACCAGTGTTGAGCAATCCTTTTGATCCGCCCGAGAAGGTCGAATTCACGATTCCCGGCGAGATCTCCAAAACCACCGGCCCCTACGAAGAATCGATGAAGGAAGGGTACGAGCTGGTCCAGCGGCCGATCAAGTCGGTCAAGATCGAGCAGATCGAAAAACAGCACTTCAAAAAGCGGATGACGGTCTGGGAGCGTCTGAAGGTGCTCTCCAGCCAGGCCCCCAACGTGCTGTACCAGAACTGGGGCAAGAATCTGGACGGTGCTTCGCTGGTTACCGCCATCCTCAACATCGGCGGCCGCGACGTGGCGGTCTACGGCCATGACTTCACGGTGCGGGCCGGCTCCATCGACGCCACCAACGGCAACAAGCTGGCCCGTCTCTTCAACTTGGCCGGTGAAAAAGGGATTCCGGTCATCGGCATGAACGACTCCGCCGGGGCCTTTGTGCCGGCCGGTGTCGGCGGTCTGGACGGCTATGCCGAGGCGTTCACCGCGCTGCGCAAAATCAGCGGCGTGGTTCCCTCCATCATGTGCATGTTCGGCTTCAACGCCGGCGGCGGCTCCTACCTGCCCCGTCAGGGCAGCTTCGTGATCCAGCCCAACGACACCTTCTTCGGGCTCACCGGCCCCGGCGTGGTCAAGTCGGTCCTGGGTGAGGACGTGACCCCCGAAGAGCTGGGGGGACCCAAGGTCCACGGCAAGTCCGGCGTGGCCGACCTGACCGTCAATGACGAAGTTGCCGCCCTGCGCACGGCGGTGCGGCTGCTCTCCTACATCCCGGACAACAACTTCACCGCGGCTCCCTACCAGGAGACCAGCGACCCGCTGGACCGCAAGACCTGGGAGATCAACACCCTGCTGAAGAAGGCGTTCAACTCCCCCACCGGCTTCAACACACCGTTCGACGTCTCCATCATCATTCAGCAGATCTGTGACCATGGGGATTACTTCGAGCTGCAGCCGGAGCGGGCCAGGGAAGTGGTCACCGCCTTCGGCCGCCTCGGCGGGAACGTGGTCGGCTTCGTGGCCAACAACTCCGCCGTGGCTTCCGGCCAGATCGACTGCGACTCGGCGGTCAAGATCGCACGCTTTGTCCGCTTCTGCAACATCTACAACATTCCGATCATTTTCATGGAAGACACCACCGGCTTCCTGCCGGGCCGGGAGCAGGAAGCCCGCGGTATCGTGCAGGCCGGCCGCTCCATGCTGGACTCCATCGTCGATGTCCGTACCCCCCGTATTCTGCTGATTCTGCGGAACGCTTTCGGTGGCGCCTACGCCTCCTACAACAACTATCCCACCGGTGCCGACCTGGTGCTGGCGCTGCCCACCACCCGTCTGGCGGTGATGGGGCCGGCCGGCAAGGAGTTCGTCTACAAGGATGAGCTGCGCAAGGTGCGCGCTACCGCGGCCGACATGGTCAAAAAGGGAACCGAGGAGCGGGTCGCCGCAGGTCAGGACGGTGCTGCCGCCAAGAAGGATGCGGAGAAAGAAGCCGCTGAATGGCTGCGGGGCCAGGAAGCCGCCCTGAACCAGCGGTACGAAAAAGAGTTGATGAACCCGAAGGAAGGCCTTGCCCTGGGCTCCATCTCCTCGATTGTCATGCCGACCGACCTGCGTAAGGTGCTGGGTGAGAACATGAACTTCCTGCTCAGGCACTACAAGCCGGGCCCGATGATGGGGCCGCAGCGCGAATTCCACTAA